The proteins below are encoded in one region of Corynebacterium felinum:
- the rpoB gene encoding DNA-directed RNA polymerase subunit beta → MLEGPILAVSRQTKATIPGAPERKSFAKITEPIEVPGLLDIQLESFAWLIGSPEWRARRQAELGEGVKVTSGLEDILAELSPIVDYSGNMSLSLSEPRFEEKKNSIDECKDKDINYSAPLYVTAEFINTDTGEIKSQTVFICDFPMMTEKGTFIVNGTERVVVSQLVRSPGVYFDQTIDKSTERPLHAVKVIPSRGAWLEFDVDKRDTVGVRIDRKRRQPVTVLLKALGWTTEQIQERFGFSEIMMSTLESDGVANTDEALLEIYRKQRPGEQPTRELAQSLLDNSFFRAKRYDLAKVGRYKVNRKLGLGGDNEGLMTLTDEDIATTIEYLVRLHAGETTMTSPTGEVIPVETDDIDHFGNRRLRTVGELIQNQVRVGLSRMERVVRERMTTQDAESITPTSLINVRPVSAAIREFFGTSQLSQFMDLNNSLSGLTHKRRLSALGPGGLSRERAGIEVRDVHASHYGRMCPIETPEGPNIGLIGSLASYARVNTFGFIETPYRKVVDGVVTDHVDYLTADEEDRYVVAQANTEYDENGVITEDRVTVRLKKGDIQVVSGKDIDYMDVSPRQMVSVATAMIPFLEHDDANRALMGANMQRQAVPLVRSEAPFVGTGMELRAAYDAGDLIINKKAGIVESVSADYITIMSDEGIRDTYMLRKFERTNQGTSYNQKPLVDLGERVEEGQVLADGPGTHNGEMALGRNLLVAFMPWEGHNYEDAIILNQRLVEEDILTSIHIEEHEIDARDTKLGAEEITREIPNVSEDVLKDLDERGIVRIGADVRDGDILVGKVTPKGETELTPEERLLRAIFGEKAREVRDTSMKVPHGETGKVIGVRRFSREDDDDLSPGVNEMIRVYVAQKRKIQDGDKLAGRHGNKGVVGKILPQEDMPFLPDGTPVDIILNTHGVPRRMNIGQVLEVHLGWLAAAGWKIDTEDPANAEILKTLPEDLYDVEPGSLTATPVFDGATNDELAGLLRSSRPNRDGDVMVDENGKAQLFDGRSGEPFPFPVSVGYMYILKLHHLVDEKIHARSTGPYSMITQQPLGGKAQFGGQRFGEMEVWAMQAYGAAYTLQELLTIKSDDVVGRVKVYEAIVKGENIPDPGIPESFKVLLKELQSLCLNVEVLSADGTPMELSGSDDDEFDQAGASMGINLSRDERSDADIA, encoded by the coding sequence GTGCTGGAAGGACCCATCTTGGCAGTCTCCCGCCAGACCAAGGCCACAATTCCTGGGGCTCCCGAACGTAAGTCGTTCGCGAAGATCACCGAACCTATTGAGGTCCCAGGTCTTCTTGATATTCAGCTGGAATCTTTCGCTTGGTTGATTGGTTCGCCCGAGTGGCGTGCCCGTCGTCAGGCAGAATTGGGCGAGGGTGTAAAGGTCACCTCTGGTCTCGAGGATATCCTCGCAGAGTTGAGCCCCATCGTCGACTACTCCGGCAACATGTCCCTGTCGCTGTCTGAGCCACGCTTCGAGGAGAAGAAAAACTCCATCGACGAGTGCAAAGACAAAGACATCAACTACTCCGCGCCACTGTATGTGACCGCAGAGTTCATCAACACCGATACCGGCGAAATCAAGTCGCAGACAGTTTTCATCTGTGACTTCCCGATGATGACCGAAAAAGGTACCTTCATCGTCAACGGCACCGAGCGTGTCGTGGTTTCCCAGCTGGTTCGTTCCCCTGGTGTGTACTTCGACCAGACCATCGACAAGTCGACCGAACGTCCACTGCATGCAGTGAAGGTGATCCCTTCGCGTGGCGCATGGCTGGAATTCGACGTCGATAAGCGTGACACGGTCGGCGTGCGCATCGACCGCAAGCGTCGTCAGCCTGTCACCGTGCTGCTGAAGGCACTGGGCTGGACCACCGAACAGATTCAGGAGCGCTTCGGCTTCTCCGAAATCATGATGTCCACCCTCGAGTCCGACGGTGTGGCAAACACCGACGAAGCTCTGCTGGAAATCTACCGCAAGCAGCGCCCAGGCGAGCAGCCAACCCGCGAGCTGGCACAGTCTTTGCTGGATAACTCCTTCTTCCGCGCAAAGCGCTACGACCTAGCAAAGGTGGGCCGCTACAAGGTCAACCGCAAGCTCGGTTTGGGTGGCGACAACGAGGGCCTGATGACCCTCACCGACGAAGACATCGCCACCACCATCGAATACCTCGTGCGTCTGCACGCCGGCGAAACCACCATGACCAGCCCAACCGGCGAAGTCATCCCAGTGGAAACCGACGACATTGACCACTTCGGTAACCGCCGCCTGCGCACCGTGGGTGAGCTGATCCAGAACCAGGTACGCGTGGGTCTGTCCCGCATGGAGCGTGTTGTGCGCGAGCGCATGACCACCCAGGATGCGGAATCGATCACCCCTACCTCCCTGATCAACGTGCGCCCAGTCTCTGCTGCGATCCGCGAGTTCTTCGGTACCTCCCAGCTGTCGCAGTTCATGGACCTGAACAACTCCCTGTCCGGCCTGACCCACAAGCGCCGCCTGTCCGCACTGGGCCCCGGCGGTCTGTCGCGTGAACGCGCCGGCATCGAAGTTCGTGACGTCCACGCCTCGCACTACGGACGTATGTGCCCGATTGAAACCCCCGAAGGCCCGAACATTGGTCTGATCGGCTCGCTGGCATCCTATGCCCGCGTGAACACTTTCGGCTTCATCGAAACCCCTTACCGCAAGGTGGTTGACGGTGTGGTCACCGACCACGTCGATTACCTCACCGCCGATGAAGAAGACCGCTACGTGGTCGCCCAGGCAAACACCGAGTACGACGAGAACGGTGTGATCACCGAAGATCGCGTGACCGTGCGCCTGAAGAAGGGTGATATCCAGGTCGTGTCCGGTAAGGACATCGACTACATGGACGTCTCCCCACGCCAGATGGTGTCCGTGGCAACCGCCATGATTCCATTCTTGGAGCACGACGACGCTAACCGTGCCTTGATGGGCGCGAACATGCAGCGCCAGGCAGTGCCACTGGTGCGTTCCGAAGCCCCATTCGTGGGCACCGGTATGGAGCTGCGCGCCGCCTACGACGCTGGTGACCTGATCATCAACAAGAAGGCCGGCATCGTCGAGTCCGTGTCCGCTGATTACATCACCATCATGAGTGATGAAGGCATCCGCGACACCTACATGCTGCGCAAGTTCGAGCGCACCAACCAGGGCACCTCCTACAACCAGAAGCCACTGGTTGACCTCGGCGAACGCGTCGAAGAGGGCCAGGTTCTTGCCGACGGTCCAGGTACCCACAACGGCGAAATGGCACTGGGCCGCAACCTGCTGGTTGCCTTCATGCCATGGGAAGGCCACAACTACGAGGACGCGATCATCCTGAATCAGCGTCTCGTGGAAGAGGACATCCTGACCTCCATCCACATCGAGGAGCACGAAATCGATGCCCGCGACACCAAGCTAGGTGCCGAGGAAATCACCCGTGAAATCCCGAACGTGAGCGAAGACGTACTCAAGGACCTCGATGAGCGCGGTATCGTGCGCATCGGTGCCGACGTGCGCGACGGCGACATCCTGGTGGGTAAGGTCACCCCGAAGGGTGAGACTGAGCTGACCCCTGAAGAGCGCTTGCTGCGCGCCATCTTCGGTGAGAAGGCTCGCGAGGTTCGCGACACCTCCATGAAGGTGCCTCACGGTGAAACCGGTAAGGTCATCGGCGTGCGTCGCTTCTCCCGCGAGGACGATGACGACCTGTCGCCAGGTGTCAACGAGATGATCCGCGTCTACGTTGCCCAGAAGCGTAAGATCCAGGACGGCGACAAGCTCGCCGGCCGCCACGGCAACAAGGGTGTGGTGGGTAAGATCCTGCCTCAGGAAGACATGCCATTCCTGCCAGACGGCACCCCAGTGGACATCATCCTGAACACCCACGGTGTGCCTCGTCGTATGAACATCGGCCAGGTGCTGGAAGTTCACCTCGGCTGGTTGGCTGCTGCAGGTTGGAAGATCGACACCGAAGACCCAGCGAACGCCGAAATCCTCAAGACCCTGCCGGAAGACCTCTACGATGTGGAGCCAGGCTCGCTGACCGCCACCCCAGTGTTCGACGGTGCAACCAACGACGAGCTTGCTGGTCTGTTGCGTAGCTCCCGCCCGAACCGCGACGGGGATGTCATGGTGGACGAAAACGGTAAGGCGCAGCTTTTCGACGGCCGCTCCGGTGAACCATTCCCGTTCCCTGTTTCCGTCGGCTACATGTACATCCTGAAGCTGCACCACTTGGTGGACGAGAAGATTCACGCCCGCTCCACTGGTCCTTACTCCATGATTACCCAGCAGCCACTGGGTGGTAAGGCACAGTTCGGTGGCCAGCGCTTCGGCGAAATGGAAGTGTGGGCAATGCAGGCCTACGGTGCCGCATACACCCTCCAGGAGCTTCTGACGATTAAGTCTGACGACGTGGTTGGTCGTGTGAAGGTGTACGAGGCAATTGTCAAGGGCGAGAACATCCCAGACCCAGGTATTCCTGAGTCCTTCAAGGTTCTGCTCAAGGAGCTTCAGTCCCTGTGTCTGAACGTCGAGGTTCTCTCGGCTGACGGCACCCCAATGGAACTGTCCGGCTCCGATGATGACGAGTTCGATCAGGCTGGTGCTTCTATGGGCATCAACCTCTCGCGCGACGAGCGCTCGGACGCTGACATCGCCTAA
- a CDS encoding DNA-directed RNA polymerase subunit beta', producing the protein MLDVNFFEELRIGLATADDIRRWSKGEVKKPETINYRTLKPEKDGLFCERIFGPTRDWECACGKYKRVRYKGIICERCGVEVTKSKVRRERMGHIELAAPVTHIWYFKGVPSRLGYLLDLAPKDLERIIYFAANIITSVDDEARHNDQTTLEAEMLMEKKERETEAETEISERAQKLEEDLAELEAAGAKADARRKVQNAAEKEMQHIRERAQRDIDHLDEVWQTFIKLAPKQMIIDDKIYEELVDRYEDYFTGGMGAEAIQTLIRNFDLDAEAEELRQIINEGKGQKKMRALKRLKVVAAFQRSGNDPAGMVLDCIPVIPPELRPMVQLDGGRFATSDLNDLYRRVINRNNRLKRMIDLGAPEIIVNNEKRMLQESVDALFDNGRRGRPVTGPGNRPLKSLSDLLKGKQGRFRQNLLGKRVDYSGRSVIIVGPQLKLHECGLPKLMALELFKPFVMKRLVENDYAQNIKSAKRMVERQRPEVWDVLEEAIAQHPVMLNRAPTLHRLGIQAFEPKLIEGKAIQLHPLACEAFNADFDGDQMAVHLPLSAEAQAEARILMLASNNILSPASGKPLAMPRLDMVTGLYFLTMDKAEHEIGGNGAYKPATSEGPATGMYSSVAEAIMAYDRKELGLQAKIKVRISHLRPPADIEAEQFPDGWQKGQTWLADTTLGRIYFNDLLPWNYPYLEGVMVRKGGGSDKIMLGDVINDLAAQYPMITVAQTMDKMKDAGFYWATRSGVTIAMSDVLVLEDKDERLEKYEAEARKIERKYWEQGALTERERYDRLVELWKNATDEVGKAVEAMYPDDNPIPMIVKSGAAGNMRQIWTLAGMKGMVVNSRGEYITRPIKTSFREGLSVLEYFNNSHGSRKGLADTALRTADSGYLTRRLVDVAQDVIVREDDCETRLGIKVPVAQPVKDAEGNVTSHVAHSLIETSVLGRALAVDVKSNDEVVASAGEYLTEVLVEKLVALGVEEVKVRSVLTCQTATGVCAKCYGISMASGKQVDIGEAVGIVAAQSIGEPGTQLTMRTFHQGGVGGDITGGLPRVQELFEARVPKNRAPIASVAGTVHLEDEGNFYTLTITPDDGSDDVIYEKLSKRQGLANTRVPMSNNPGAWLERTLTDGDHVEVGDRLLRGPADPHDVLEILGRRGVEQHLVDEVQAVYRAQGVAIHDKHIEIIIRQMLRRGTVIESGNTEFLPGTLVDLAEAKAANAEAIAAGGQPAELRSEIMGITKASLATESWLSAASFQETTRVLTDAAINKRSDKLIGLKENVIIGKLIPAGTGISRYRNITVKPTEAARNAAYSIPTYGDSIYGDDGFGDFTGASVPLDEAFDM; encoded by the coding sequence GTGCTCGACGTCAACTTCTTCGAAGAACTCCGCATTGGCCTGGCCACCGCCGACGACATCCGCCGTTGGTCTAAGGGTGAGGTCAAGAAGCCGGAAACCATTAACTACCGTACCCTCAAGCCTGAGAAGGACGGCCTGTTCTGCGAGCGCATTTTCGGTCCTACCCGCGACTGGGAATGTGCCTGCGGTAAGTACAAGCGCGTCCGCTACAAGGGCATTATCTGTGAACGCTGTGGCGTTGAGGTGACCAAGTCTAAGGTGCGTCGTGAGCGCATGGGCCACATTGAATTGGCCGCGCCTGTGACCCACATTTGGTACTTCAAGGGTGTGCCTTCCCGCCTCGGCTACCTGCTCGACCTAGCTCCGAAGGACCTGGAGCGCATCATCTACTTCGCTGCGAACATCATCACCAGCGTTGACGATGAAGCACGCCATAATGACCAGACCACTCTGGAAGCAGAAATGCTGATGGAGAAGAAGGAGCGCGAAACCGAAGCGGAGACCGAAATCTCCGAGCGCGCCCAGAAGCTGGAAGAAGACCTGGCTGAGCTGGAAGCAGCTGGTGCAAAGGCAGATGCGCGCCGCAAGGTGCAAAACGCTGCTGAGAAGGAAATGCAGCACATTCGTGAGCGCGCTCAGCGCGACATCGATCACCTCGACGAGGTGTGGCAGACCTTCATCAAGCTTGCTCCTAAGCAGATGATCATCGACGACAAGATCTACGAAGAGCTCGTTGACCGCTACGAAGATTACTTCACCGGCGGCATGGGCGCTGAGGCGATCCAGACGCTGATCCGCAACTTCGACCTCGACGCTGAGGCTGAGGAACTGCGCCAGATCATCAACGAAGGCAAGGGCCAGAAGAAGATGCGTGCCCTCAAGCGTCTGAAGGTTGTTGCAGCCTTCCAGCGCTCGGGTAACGATCCTGCTGGCATGGTGCTTGACTGCATCCCAGTCATCCCACCAGAGCTTCGCCCAATGGTTCAGCTCGACGGTGGCCGTTTCGCCACCTCCGACCTGAATGATCTGTACCGTCGTGTGATCAACCGCAACAACCGCCTCAAGCGCATGATCGATCTTGGTGCTCCTGAGATCATCGTGAACAACGAGAAGCGCATGCTGCAGGAGTCCGTTGACGCCCTGTTCGACAACGGTCGTCGTGGCCGCCCAGTGACTGGTCCTGGTAACCGTCCGCTGAAGTCCCTGAGCGATCTGCTTAAGGGTAAGCAGGGTCGTTTCCGCCAGAACCTGCTGGGTAAGCGTGTTGACTACTCCGGTCGTTCCGTTATTATCGTTGGTCCTCAGCTCAAGCTCCACGAGTGTGGTCTGCCGAAGCTGATGGCTTTGGAACTGTTCAAGCCGTTCGTGATGAAGCGCCTGGTCGAAAACGACTACGCGCAGAACATCAAGTCGGCTAAGCGCATGGTGGAACGTCAGCGCCCTGAGGTGTGGGACGTTCTGGAAGAGGCCATTGCGCAGCACCCTGTGATGCTCAACCGTGCACCAACCCTGCACCGCCTGGGTATTCAGGCTTTCGAGCCGAAGCTCATTGAGGGTAAGGCTATTCAGCTGCACCCACTTGCCTGTGAAGCCTTCAACGCCGACTTCGACGGTGACCAGATGGCTGTGCACCTGCCACTGTCGGCAGAAGCTCAGGCTGAGGCTCGCATTTTGATGCTGGCTTCGAACAACATTCTGTCCCCAGCATCTGGTAAGCCTTTGGCTATGCCTCGTCTGGACATGGTGACCGGCCTGTACTTCCTGACCATGGATAAGGCTGAGCACGAGATCGGCGGCAACGGCGCATACAAGCCTGCAACTTCTGAGGGCCCTGCAACGGGTATGTACTCCTCGGTGGCTGAGGCCATCATGGCGTACGACCGCAAGGAGCTTGGTTTGCAGGCGAAGATTAAGGTGCGTATTTCTCACCTGCGTCCGCCAGCAGATATTGAGGCTGAGCAGTTCCCTGATGGTTGGCAGAAGGGCCAGACTTGGCTTGCCGATACCACCTTGGGTCGTATCTACTTCAACGATCTTCTGCCTTGGAACTACCCATACCTTGAAGGTGTGATGGTTCGTAAGGGCGGCGGCTCCGACAAGATCATGTTGGGCGATGTCATTAACGACCTCGCAGCACAGTACCCAATGATTACCGTGGCTCAGACCATGGATAAGATGAAGGATGCTGGCTTCTACTGGGCAACGCGTTCCGGTGTGACCATCGCCATGAGCGACGTTTTGGTTCTTGAGGACAAGGACGAGCGTCTGGAGAAGTACGAGGCTGAGGCCCGCAAGATCGAGCGTAAGTACTGGGAGCAGGGCGCTCTGACCGAGCGTGAGCGTTACGATCGTCTGGTTGAGTTGTGGAAGAACGCCACCGATGAGGTGGGTAAGGCCGTTGAGGCTATGTATCCTGACGACAACCCGATTCCAATGATCGTGAAGTCCGGTGCTGCCGGTAACATGCGTCAGATCTGGACCCTGGCCGGCATGAAGGGCATGGTGGTGAACTCTCGTGGTGAGTACATCACTCGCCCAATTAAGACTTCCTTCCGTGAAGGTCTGTCGGTGTTGGAGTACTTCAACAACTCCCACGGTTCCCGTAAGGGCCTGGCCGATACCGCTTTGCGTACCGCCGACTCGGGTTACTTGACTCGTCGTCTGGTGGACGTTGCGCAGGATGTTATTGTGCGTGAGGATGACTGTGAGACCCGCCTGGGTATCAAGGTTCCTGTTGCACAGCCTGTGAAGGATGCGGAAGGCAATGTGACTTCCCATGTTGCGCATAGCTTGATCGAAACGTCTGTTTTGGGTCGTGCGTTGGCTGTTGATGTCAAGAGCAATGATGAGGTTGTTGCTTCTGCTGGCGAGTATCTCACTGAGGTTTTGGTTGAGAAGCTTGTTGCGCTTGGCGTTGAAGAAGTGAAGGTTCGTTCGGTTCTGACCTGTCAGACCGCTACCGGTGTGTGTGCGAAGTGCTACGGCATTTCCATGGCCTCGGGTAAGCAGGTTGATATCGGTGAGGCTGTGGGTATTGTTGCTGCTCAGTCGATTGGTGAGCCTGGTACCCAGCTGACGATGCGTACGTTCCACCAGGGTGGTGTCGGTGGTGACATTACCGGTGGTCTGCCTCGTGTTCAGGAGCTGTTCGAGGCTCGTGTTCCGAAGAACCGTGCGCCGATTGCTTCTGTGGCCGGTACGGTCCACTTGGAGGATGAAGGTAACTTCTACACCTTGACCATTACTCCTGATGATGGTTCGGACGATGTGATTTACGAGAAGCTGTCGAAGCGTCAGGGCTTGGCTAATACTCGTGTTCCGATGTCGAACAATCCTGGTGCGTGGCTTGAGCGTACGCTTACCGACGGCGATCATGTCGAGGTTGGTGATCGTTTGCTGCGCGGTCCTGCTGATCCGCACGATGTGCTGGAGATTCTGGGTCGTCGTGGTGTTGAGCAGCACTTGGTTGACGAAGTCCAGGCTGTTTACCGTGCTCAGGGTGTGGCGATTCACGATAAGCACATTGAGATCATCATTCGCCAGATGCTGCGCCGCGGTACCGTGATTGAGTCGGGTAATACTGAGTTCTTGCCTGGTACTTTGGTTGATTTGGCTGAGGCGAAGGCTGCGAACGCTGAGGCGATTGCTGCTGGTGGCCAGCCTGCTGAGCTCCGCAGTGAGATCATGGGTATTACCAAGGCTTCCTTGGCTACCGAGTCGTGGTTGTCTGCTGCGTCCTTCCAGGAGACCACTCGCGTGCTCACCGACGCTGCTATTAACAAGCGTTCGGATAAGCTGATCGGTCTGAAGGAGAACGTGATCATCGGTAAGCTGATCCCAGCTGGTACGGGTATTTCTCGTTACCGCAACATCACTGTGAAGCCAACTGAGGCTGCACGTAATGCTGCATACTCCATCCCAACTTATGGTGATTCCATCTACGGTGATGATGGCTTCGGTGACTTCACCGGTGCGTCTGTCCCATTGGATGAAGCATTTGATATGTAA
- a CDS encoding MFS transporter encodes MRRASVIGAFGNGLTGVVLTLAIAESLGAIPMSAALTALSLGMLFSFAAGGIYADHSRRVTTLVFSDSARGVANLAVVGGIVFGGHFGVVLVVSGCAINGLSVGYFRPAINSLWAEFVPAESLKNTLATNALYSRVYLALGGAVGGILVACNAALLGLAIDAVSFFLTAFLVARIDEPEKARRGRRSSSASISAQVSAVVALLNIVGQWVQLVRIAHQSRWLPTWVITRILASLTGGVVSVCLPLVLIENYTPVLIGLFQSIGVWALVCGAVCAKIRLPKKCPGVLQSLGATLGSLAGVSVAMAWPAQLAIGLQFCAYFSTAYTEPSFTHFVAQQFCQEERGRVYALQTGVSSVLAPVGMCAAGILLQCVSAQLLLIISGSIGCVLFLIPLVFVEAWSMKVRR; translated from the coding sequence TTGCGTCGTGCATCTGTCATTGGGGCTTTCGGCAATGGGCTTACGGGCGTGGTGCTTACTCTGGCGATAGCTGAATCACTGGGGGCGATTCCTATGAGCGCTGCACTGACTGCCTTAAGCCTAGGTATGCTTTTTTCTTTTGCTGCTGGGGGAATTTATGCGGATCATTCACGGCGCGTTACGACGCTCGTTTTTAGCGATAGTGCACGTGGGGTGGCGAATCTTGCAGTAGTGGGAGGGATTGTTTTTGGTGGACATTTCGGCGTTGTACTTGTGGTGAGCGGCTGTGCGATCAATGGGCTTAGTGTGGGGTACTTCCGGCCCGCGATTAATTCACTGTGGGCAGAATTTGTGCCAGCAGAATCGCTGAAAAACACGCTGGCAACTAATGCGCTGTATTCACGGGTTTATCTCGCTCTTGGTGGGGCTGTTGGTGGCATTCTGGTGGCGTGCAATGCTGCACTGCTAGGGCTTGCTATTGATGCTGTGTCTTTTTTCCTTACTGCTTTTCTTGTTGCGCGTATTGATGAACCAGAAAAGGCACGCAGGGGAAGAAGATCTTCGTCTGCGTCTATATCTGCGCAGGTAAGCGCTGTTGTAGCGCTTCTGAATATTGTTGGGCAATGGGTGCAACTTGTGCGTATCGCGCATCAATCGCGGTGGCTACCAACGTGGGTTATCACGAGGATTCTCGCCTCGTTGACTGGGGGAGTAGTCAGTGTATGCCTGCCACTCGTGTTGATTGAGAACTACACCCCTGTGCTCATTGGCCTTTTCCAATCCATTGGGGTGTGGGCGCTGGTGTGTGGAGCGGTGTGCGCTAAAATCCGTCTGCCTAAGAAATGCCCTGGCGTGCTTCAATCACTAGGTGCAACGCTGGGTTCTCTAGCTGGGGTTTCGGTGGCAATGGCTTGGCCTGCGCAGCTGGCGATTGGATTGCAGTTTTGCGCTTATTTCAGTACCGCATATACTGAGCCCTCCTTCACTCATTTTGTTGCCCAGCAATTTTGCCAGGAGGAAAGGGGAAGAGTTTATGCCCTTCAAACTGGAGTGAGTTCGGTTTTAGCACCAGTGGGAATGTGTGCTGCGGGCATTCTTTTACAGTGCGTGTCAGCGCAGTTGCTTCTGATTATCAGTGGCTCGATTGGGTGTGTGCTTTTCCTTATCCCTTTAGTCTTTGTAGAAGCGTGGTCGATGAAGGTGCGCAGGTGA
- a CDS encoding YczE/YyaS/YitT family protein yields the protein MQPGPHMPTKAQFGASFAGILIMMLGTAIITRSGLGTAPVSSPVWVASLIGGLSFGGWTFVVNVCFIVAQKLLLREAFPKHALLQLPALVVASASLDGWMWLLRFIQPNGYFMQLVTVLAGIGVLGVGVAFLAAARALFLPGEGLVSAIADVRGVPFAKVKLPFDITCVLTALVLAFVFLHDLSVIREATVMSALLLGPVAGLFIPALRRRLHP from the coding sequence ATGCAGCCTGGCCCGCACATGCCGACGAAAGCACAATTTGGTGCGAGTTTCGCCGGAATTCTTATTATGATGCTCGGCACTGCGATTATCACCCGCAGCGGGCTGGGTACGGCACCGGTGAGTAGCCCGGTGTGGGTTGCTAGTTTGATTGGGGGTTTGAGTTTCGGGGGCTGGACTTTCGTGGTGAACGTGTGCTTTATTGTGGCCCAGAAACTGCTGTTGCGTGAGGCTTTTCCGAAGCATGCGCTGCTGCAGTTGCCAGCGTTGGTTGTGGCCAGTGCGAGTCTTGATGGGTGGATGTGGTTGCTGCGCTTTATTCAGCCGAACGGTTATTTTATGCAGTTGGTGACTGTGCTCGCTGGGATTGGCGTGTTGGGTGTGGGTGTTGCGTTTCTTGCTGCGGCGCGGGCGCTGTTTTTGCCAGGGGAGGGTCTGGTGTCGGCGATTGCGGATGTGCGTGGGGTGCCTTTTGCCAAGGTGAAGCTTCCGTTTGATATTACGTGTGTGCTTACTGCACTCGTTCTTGCGTTCGTTTTCCTTCATGATCTTTCGGTGATTCGGGAGGCGACTGTCATGTCGGCGCTGTTGCTGGGGCCGGTGGCGGGGTTGTTTATTCCGGCGTTGCGACGTCGTTTGCATCCTTAA
- a CDS encoding sensor histidine kinase produces the protein METAHIWWKDPTLWMQVVIQLLVTTLYLSAGSDITGFNRAAFYDIPVFAQWVLEGFGWISIVALNLGLILQRWYSHAGLWVIFISLIVFVFSPWIAIPIGYLVVCHQSWFIAAYIHRGRKAWLITLVVGSIVGMFVSTLFPGVVLPVKDPTQPRLTEFFDSHAALFGSLMGIVQAIVSIALFWNIGLVTRRRNERYQMLKDHAEMSAVVERNRIAREIHDVIAHCLTVIIAQADGGRFAGKKDPAQALDALATISQVGRNALTEVRTLLSVLGASTHDERSLSTTPGLDAIRDLIRETERAGAQVNYRILGEPRDVTEIVGLSIFRILQETLTNALKHAGAVPIDITMDWTNPTLLHISVLNDAGTGLVDKPRTPGRGLIGLEERAKLHGGTAEITTDHDNRWCVMVTLPI, from the coding sequence ATGGAAACCGCACATATTTGGTGGAAAGACCCCACACTCTGGATGCAGGTTGTCATCCAACTTCTGGTCACTACCCTCTACCTCAGCGCAGGTTCCGACATCACCGGCTTTAATCGTGCAGCATTTTACGATATTCCCGTATTTGCACAATGGGTGCTTGAAGGCTTCGGCTGGATCAGCATCGTTGCGCTCAACTTAGGGCTGATCCTGCAACGCTGGTACAGTCACGCTGGGCTGTGGGTCATCTTTATCAGCCTCATCGTGTTCGTTTTCTCACCCTGGATTGCAATCCCCATCGGCTACCTAGTTGTGTGCCACCAATCCTGGTTTATCGCCGCCTATATTCATCGCGGCCGCAAAGCGTGGCTGATCACCCTCGTCGTCGGCAGCATCGTCGGAATGTTCGTCTCCACCCTTTTCCCCGGAGTGGTGTTGCCGGTCAAAGACCCCACCCAGCCGCGCCTTACTGAATTTTTTGATAGCCACGCTGCGCTGTTCGGTTCACTGATGGGTATTGTGCAAGCTATTGTCTCGATCGCGTTGTTCTGGAACATCGGACTGGTCACCCGACGTCGCAACGAGCGCTATCAAATGCTCAAAGATCACGCCGAAATGTCCGCAGTCGTCGAACGCAACCGCATCGCCCGCGAAATTCACGATGTGATCGCCCACTGCCTGACCGTGATCATCGCCCAAGCCGACGGCGGCAGATTCGCCGGCAAAAAAGACCCCGCCCAAGCACTCGACGCGCTTGCAACCATCTCCCAGGTCGGGCGCAACGCCTTAACCGAAGTGCGCACACTACTGTCCGTGCTCGGCGCCAGCACTCACGACGAACGCTCCCTGTCCACCACACCCGGGCTCGACGCAATCCGTGACCTCATCCGCGAAACCGAACGCGCCGGCGCGCAGGTCAACTATCGCATCCTCGGCGAGCCCAGAGACGTCACCGAAATCGTGGGCTTAAGCATCTTCCGCATCCTTCAAGAAACACTGACCAACGCACTCAAACACGCAGGCGCTGTCCCGATCGACATCACCATGGACTGGACCAACCCCACCCTCCTGCACATCAGCGTGCTTAACGACGCCGGCACCGGGCTCGTCGACAAGCCCCGCACACCCGGGCGTGGCCTGATCGGGCTCGAAGAACGCGCCAAACTCCACGGCGGCACCGCCGAAATCACCACCGACCACGACAACCGCTGGTGCGTTATGGTCACCCTACCCATTTAA